A genomic segment from Alistipes senegalensis JC50 encodes:
- a CDS encoding RagB/SusD family nutrient uptake outer membrane protein — protein MRTHRFLKKYLLAATATAALLFSACDLDEHPTSFVGPKDYYKTRAQCLAGLNACYIPINSIYDYCFLIMTEGVTDLMYITSGTKDAQLDISPAKPLNGAKIWTQCYKGVMYCNSTIAAIERSPLSDIEEASEADRQPLLAEGMVLRSFYYWLLTCVFGDVPFYTKEVADNSVMMEIARLGRMPAKDTRDYLIDELKRYVPFMDQVRSSEVADNRMGAAMGWMMIAKLAQWNHRWDDALEALGELEKIYGDLQQYPLEDIMFRNKNTPESIFEVQRTYTAGGLAVTTNVAAICTPSHNGKGIYDGVEIPEMGTGMTTWTSMRPNSYFCDGLQTKKGNDKRKTLNMAWEYDGKPFSNVGTRPWLGPKFWCPGMQNTADFNNQKIFRYADAVLMMSECYAEQENIDESIRYLNMVKERAGLAPYTFKNIESLMEEIQKERGRELLGEFQRKFDLVRWGIWYQMTYDYTNYSTLKENMLPCHEYYPIPDKEVVYSGGALDNKAYNEYGM, from the coding sequence ATGAGAACACACCGTTTCCTGAAAAAATACCTGCTGGCCGCGACGGCAACCGCCGCCCTGCTGTTCAGCGCGTGCGACCTGGACGAACACCCCACGTCGTTCGTAGGTCCCAAGGACTACTACAAGACCCGGGCGCAGTGTCTGGCGGGACTGAACGCCTGCTACATCCCGATCAACAGCATCTACGACTACTGCTTCCTGATCATGACCGAAGGCGTCACCGACCTGATGTACATCACCTCGGGAACCAAGGACGCCCAGCTCGACATATCGCCCGCAAAACCGCTCAACGGCGCGAAGATATGGACCCAATGCTACAAGGGCGTGATGTACTGCAATTCGACCATCGCCGCCATCGAGCGCTCGCCCCTGAGCGACATCGAGGAGGCGTCGGAGGCCGACAGGCAGCCGCTGCTGGCGGAAGGCATGGTGCTCCGCTCGTTCTACTACTGGCTGCTGACCTGCGTATTCGGCGACGTTCCCTTCTACACCAAAGAGGTAGCGGACAACAGCGTGATGATGGAGATCGCCCGCCTGGGCCGCATGCCGGCGAAGGATACCCGCGACTACCTGATCGACGAATTGAAGCGCTACGTGCCCTTCATGGACCAGGTGCGTTCGTCGGAGGTGGCGGACAACCGCATGGGCGCCGCGATGGGCTGGATGATGATCGCCAAGCTCGCGCAATGGAACCACCGCTGGGACGACGCCCTCGAAGCGCTCGGCGAACTGGAAAAGATCTACGGCGACCTGCAACAATATCCGCTCGAAGACATCATGTTCCGCAACAAGAACACCCCCGAGTCGATCTTCGAGGTGCAGCGCACCTACACCGCAGGCGGACTGGCCGTCACCACCAACGTGGCAGCCATCTGCACGCCGAGCCACAACGGCAAAGGCATTTACGACGGCGTGGAGATTCCCGAAATGGGTACGGGAATGACCACCTGGACCTCGATGCGTCCCAACAGCTATTTCTGCGACGGACTCCAGACCAAAAAGGGCAATGATAAACGCAAGACGCTGAACATGGCCTGGGAATACGACGGCAAACCGTTCAGCAACGTGGGAACCCGCCCGTGGCTGGGCCCGAAATTCTGGTGCCCGGGCATGCAGAACACCGCGGACTTCAACAACCAGAAAATCTTCCGCTACGCCGACGCCGTTCTGATGATGTCCGAATGCTACGCCGAGCAGGAGAACATCGACGAGTCAATCCGCTACCTGAACATGGTCAAGGAGCGCGCCGGACTCGCACCCTACACCTTCAAGAACATAGAGTCGCTGATGGAGGAGATCCAGAAGGAGCGGGGCCGCGAACTGCTGGGCGAGTTCCAGCGCAAGTTCGACCTCGTGCGCTGGGGAATCTGGTATCAGATGACCTACGACTACACCAATTACAGCACGCTGAAAGAGAACATGCTTCCCTGCCACGAATACTATCCGATCCCCGACAAGGAGGTCGTCTATTCGGGCGGCGCGCTCGACAACAAAGCCTACAACGAATACGGCATGTAG